The genomic window ATGCTTTGAGTCTTGTGGCACTGATGGGTAGAGTCTTAATGTCTCAGACAGTGCTGCTTTAAGGTATATTAATCGGTCAACTTCTTCGAATACAAGGGGTTCATTTACCCATTTGGAAGTATCAGTGCCACGTGTCTCCATCAGAACGGTGGAAATTTCTGTGATGATCTTTTCTTCCACCCTTGAATTTTGACTGACTAGCCAGAAGAACCAGCATAGTGCGACCGAAGTAGTGTCACGTCCAGCTAAAATAAAGTTTAATGCCACGTGTCTAAGGAATTCATCTGAGTAGGATTCCTTTTTTTTCATGAAACGGGACAGCAAGTCGTCGTGTGGGATCTCACCTTGATGCCGACTCAGCAATTCAAGCTTGCGTGTATTAATGATTTCGGATAAGAATTTATCCATGTGGTCGAGGCTTCGGCTCAGCTTCACTTCCATTCCAAGCCCCAACCATTTTTTCAGCTTCCATATGATTTCGGGCAAAATAAATCGTTGGAGCGTGGCTTCTGTGGCTCGATCAAAAGCCGTTGCAAAGCCGTTCTCGGGAAGCCCTGGAGATGCCGTTTGAGGATCCTTGCCAAATGTCAAGCCACATATGTTATCGAAAGTGAGCCGAAGCAACAGGTCCTGAAAATCAACCGGCTTCCCTTGGAGCTGAGCCGTCTCAAGAATCGGCCAAAACCGCTGCTTGATGGCCCGGTTAACCCACCGTGACATGGCTTGGCGAAGCGTCCTGGTGGTAAACTCCAACGCGGCAGTCTTACGCTGGAACAGCCACGTGTCACCATCAGAATTAAAGATCCCATCACCAAGCAAATCATGAAACACAGCCTGCCAAAACGGCCCCTTGGGATAATTATCGAACCGGCCCTTCAAAATATGCTCCAAGTTCTTCGGATCGCACGTGACGGTCACGAGACCTTGCTTCCGAGCCAAAAACGGAATCGCAGCGATGCACGTCTGGTACGTGCCGCCGCA from Gossypium hirsutum isolate 1008001.06 chromosome D12, Gossypium_hirsutum_v2.1, whole genome shotgun sequence includes these protein-coding regions:
- the LOC107947035 gene encoding cytochrome P450 86A22 gives rise to the protein MDASVALMILSAVVVYLVWFKFIARSLNGPRVWPLLGSLPGLIENSNCMHEWIADNLRACGGTYQTCIAAIPFLARKQGLVTVTCDPKNLEHILKGRFDNYPKGPFWQAVFHDLLGDGIFNSDGDTWLFQRKTAALEFTTRTLRQAMSRWVNRAIKQRFWPILETAQLQGKPVDFQDLLLRLTFDNICGLTFGKDPQTASPGLPENGFATAFDRATEATLQRFILPEIIWKLKKWLGLGMEVKLSRSLDHMDKFLSEIINTRKLELLSRHQGEIPHDDLLSRFMKKKESYSDEFLRHVALNFILAGRDTTSVALCWFFWLVSQNSRVEEKIITEISTVLMETRGTDTSKWVNEPLVFEEVDRLIYLKAALSETLRLYPSVPQDSKHVIADDVLPNGTFVPAGSNVTYSIYSAGRMKFIWGEDYLEFKPERWLSEDGKKFEPKDSYRFVTFNAGPRICLGKDLAYLQMKSIAAAVLLHHRLTVAAGHRVEQKMSLTLFMKYGLCMDVHPRNLKPVPEKMHKADEEVYV